The following coding sequences are from one Musa acuminata AAA Group cultivar baxijiao chromosome BXJ2-4, Cavendish_Baxijiao_AAA, whole genome shotgun sequence window:
- the LOC108953451 gene encoding uncharacterized protein LOC108953451, producing MAATKWSSQTSGYETAIWATKVAFCFLGVVSCGAAARAAVPAAAEVLSSALPGFCASLRSWLAPPYLLIAVHFIILAIWKLSDQMQHREQWAVEERTAEPGSPRRFKTFEPAPTAGLLRGPSPGILPPPTTMATPAPDPVERSPSEASCLTAESGERSTASSALASKRSVEPESQSSMTTVEEEDEAVAVAETEIESTDAARKMIGEQSPPPPQPPAASASHDELNRRFDDFIKKNREQIRLLSSRRWQ from the coding sequence ATGGCGGCCACGAAATGGAGTTCGCAGACCAGCGGCTACGAGACAGCGATTTGGGCCACCAAGGTCGCTTTTTGCTTCCTCGGCGTCGTCTCTTGCGGCGCCGCCGCCAGGGCTGCTGTCCCCGCCGCCGCTGAAGTCCTGTCCTCCGCCCTCCCGGGCTTTTGCGCCTCCCTCCGCTCCTGGCTCGCGCCGCCGTACCTCCTCATCGCCGTCCATTTCATTATCCTCGCCATCTGGAAGCTCTCCGATCAGATGCAGCACCGCGAGCAATGGGCGGTGGAGGAGAGGACGGCGGAGCCCGGGAGTCCCAGAAGGTTCAAAACTTTCGAGCCCGCGCCTACTGCTGGCCTTCTCCGGGGGCCGTCGCCGGGTATCTTGCCGCCTCCGACGACCATGGCGACTCCAGCACCGGATCCCGTTGAGCGCTCGCCGTCCGAAGCATCGTGCCTCACGGCGGAGTCCGGCGAGAGGTCCACGGCTTCGTCGGCGCTTGCGAGCAAGAGGAGCGTCGAACCGGAGTCCCAGAGCAGCATGACGACGGTGGAAGAGGAGGAcgaggcggtggcggtggcggagaCCGAGATCGAGTCGACGGATGCCGCGAGGAAAATGATCGGGGAGCAGTCGCCTCCACCGCCACAGCCACCGGCGGCGTCCGCGAGCCACGACGAGTTGAACCGGCGATTCGACGATTTCATCAAGAAAAACCGGGAGCAGATCCGGCTTCTCAGTAGCCGGCGGTGGCAGTAG
- the LOC135608774 gene encoding pentatricopeptide repeat-containing protein At1g31430-like: MAMIPWTLAVMDRGLAGKKYRDVMNSIFMAAFPSASVTSSDAMYDLKRAELMVMPMSKSLARCLSLAKPCVPLLEACTQVAHLSQIHALVIIKGLSQNRHASNAVLLQICNELLRSHSRANSPGTVLLALYKQLLRCDAKPNGVTLSLVLKACPDLKALGLVMGVHAQSIAFGFRSDTLVLNSLIHAYAACGSVGFAHDVFDELPDRDQIAWTELINGYVRSGRAKEAVDLFSRMMEANVRPDGISIVAACTACSQLGDLSLGRILEGLACKRGVKDNTHVVNSLIDMYNKCGSIDDAWKLFDEMPHKDVVSWNSMVAGSARTGDMEAAQSLFDQTPNKNEVSWSSLINGYVQNDRFKQALSAYKEMIDAGVATNEAAITSAVNACAHLGALHLGRQVHLSLDESKLCHDTVLSTVLVDMYAKCGCLDTARSLFARMVHKSQVSWNVMLMGLAIHGKAAECLELFSEMSKDGTRPSSTTFVAILSACAYAGWIEEGRDFFDKMTESYGITPRAEHLSCMVHLLGRAGHVPEACDLVRAASHIEPDVATWGALLSSCKSHGYAELADVVAGKMLELDPCHTGAYVQLSSMYASENKWREVVEIRRVMKGRGIKNRPGWSWFELDGTVHEFLVGVNWHPSMREIYGALHAIDLHINA; this comes from the exons atggcGATGATACCTTGGACTCTTGCAGTCATGGACCGCGGCCTCGCAGGGAAGAAGTACCGGGACGTCATGAACTCCATCTTCATGGCTGCCTTCCCTTCGGCTTCCGTTACCTCCTCCGACGCAATGTATGATCTGAAGAGAGCTGAA CTTATGGTGATGCCAATGTCCAAGTCACTGGCCCGATGCCTGTCCCTTGCCAAGCCGTGCGTTCCCTTGCTCGAAGCCTGCACCCAAGTTGCTCATCTCAGCCAAATCCATGCCCTTGTAATCATCAAGGGGCTCTCCCAGAACCGACATGCGTCGAACGCAGTCCTCCTCCAGATATGTAATGAGCTTCTAAGATCCCATTCCCGAGCGAATTCCCCGGGCACGGTCTTATTAGCCCTTTACAAGCAGCTGTTACGGTGCGATGCCAAACCCAACGGTGTCACCCTCTCCCTTGTTCTCAAAGCATGTCCCGATCTCAAAGCTCTTGGTTTGGTTATGGGTGTTCATGCTCAGTCTATAGCATTCGGCTTTCGATCCGATACTCTGGTGCTGAACTCGTTGATCCACGCCTATGCTGCTTGTGGGTCCGTCGGATTTGCTCACGACGTGTTTGATGAATTGCCTGACAGAGATCAAATTGCTTGGACTGAGCTGATAAATGGTTACGTTCGTAGTGGCCGTGCTAAGGAGGCTGTCGACCTGTTCTCTCGAATGATGGAAGCAAACGTGAGGCCTGACGGGATTAGCATTGTGGCTGCATGCACCGCTTGTTCGCAGCTGGGTGATCTGAGCTTGGGTAGGATACTGGAAGGATTAGCATGCAAGAGGGGGGTGAAGGACAACACTCATGTGGTCAATTCATTGATCGACATGTACAACAAGTGTGGGAGCATCGATGATGCTTGGAAATTGTTCGATGAGATGCCCCACAAAGATGTGGTTTCTTGGAACTCCATGGTTGCTGGGTCGGCGAGGACTGGCGACATGGAGGCTGCACAGAGTCTGTTCGATCAAACACCAAACAAGAATGAAGTGTCCTGGAGTTCACTGATCAATGGGTACGTGCAAAACGATCGCTTCAAGCAGGCTTTGAGCGCGTACAAGGAGATGATCGACGCCGGTGTAGCTACCAACGAAGCAGCTATTACCAGCGCCGTCAACGCTTGTGCTCATCTGGGTGCTCTTCACTTGGGGCGGCAAGTACACCTGAGCTTGGACGAGAGCAAGCTCTGCCATGACACCGTCTTGAGCACTGTGCTTGTGGATATGTACGCCAAGTGTGGCTGTTTAGATACGGCTCGTTCTCTGTTCGCGAGGATGGTGCACAAGAGCCAGGTCTCATGGAATGTGATGCTGATGGGATTGGCCATTCACGGGAAAGCAGCCGAATGCCTCGAGCTCTTCTCGGAGATGTCCAAGGATGGCACAAGGCCAAGTAGCACCACCTTCGTTGCAATTTTATCGGCTTGTGCGTATGCTGGATGGATCGAAGAAGGAAGAGACTTCTTCGATAAGATGACCGAATCCTATGGGATTACTCCTCGCGCCGAGCACTTATCTTGCATGGTTCATCTGCTGGGAAGAGCCGGGCATGTTCCCGAAGCATGTGATCTTGTTAGAGCTGCTTCCCATATCGAACCAGACGTGGCAACTTGGGGAGCTCTACTGAGTTCTTGCAAAAGCCATGGCTACGCAGAGCTTGCAGACGTCGTTGCAGGAAAGATGCTCGAGTTGGATCCTTGCCACACCGGAGCTTATGTGCAGTTATCAAGTATGTATGCTTCTGAGAACAAATGGAGGGAAGTGGTGGAGATCCGAAGGGTGATGAAGGGGAGAGGCATCAAGAACCGCCCAGGATGGAGTTGGTTCGAGCTGGATGGGACCGTCCATGAATTCCTGGTAGGAGTGAATTGGCACCCGAGCATGAGAGAGATTTATGGTGCACTACATGCAATAGATCTCCACATAAATGCATGA
- the LOC135610601 gene encoding tRNA dimethylallyltransferase 9-like isoform X1, translated as MIRRIVTRTGFGLPSWGTRPASSLQMDLPLCSPLRLTPTARFPPSNTLRATCSVSGSTKKNRVIVISGPTGAGKSRLALELAKALDGEIVSADSVQVYRGLDVGSAKPSTWDRNEVPHHLIDILQPSDDYSAGQFFEDARRATEGVVGRGRVPIVAGGTGLYLRWYIYGKPDVPKASFMISHEVCAELMELQNSKQWDAAVDLVVKAGDPNARFLPTNNWYRLRRSLEIIRSSGMPPSAFSVPYDSFRQRLDSRASHTSVVEHLPDANSSLNTAKDLDYNFICFFLTGPRIDLYRSIDLRCEDMLMETEGLLSEASWLLDIGLHPNMNSATRAIGYRQAMEYLLSCREQGGRSTPEEFRAFLSEFQKASRNFAKRQITWFRNELIYYWLDASRPFEEVIDFICDAYHDQTGRLVVPESLKMKKHTNGRQETYELKSYRALVKLFSRDQDCDHVMNWIRSTQRR; from the exons ATGATCCGACGAATAG TTACAAGAACGGGATTCGGGTTGCCTTCGTGGGGCACGAGGCCGGCATCGAGCTTGCAGATGGATCTTCCTCTCTGTTCACCTCTGAGACTAACCCCGACGGCTCGGTTCCCACCATCGAACACATTGAGGGCTACTTGCTCCGTCTCCGGTTCGACGAAGAAGAACAGAGTCATCGTGATCTCCGGCCCCACAGGAGCGGGAAAGAGTAGGCTCGCATTAGAGCTAGCGAAGGCACTCGATGGGGAGATCGTTAGCGCTGATTCCGTGCAAGTGTACCGTGGACTTGATGTCGGATCGGCCAAGCCTTCTACGTGGGACAGAAACGAAGTGCCTCATCACTTGATCGACATCTTGCAACCCTCGGACGATTACTCTGCCGGGCAGTTCTTTGAGGATGCCAGGAGAGCAACCGAGGGCGTTGTAGGAAGAGGCCGAGTCCCAATTGTTGCCGGAGGGACTGGACTCTATCTAAGATGGTACATATATGGAAAGCCAGACGTTCCAAAGGCGTCGTTCATGATTTCGCACGAAGTATGTGCAGAGCTCATGGAATTGCAGAACAGTAAGCAGTGGGATGCAGCTGTGGATTTAGTGGTCAAGGCCGGTGATCCAAATGCTCGGTTTCTGCCCACAAATAACTGGTATCGGTTGCGGCGTAGTCTCGAGATCATCAGGTCCTCTGGAATGCCTCCTTCAGCTTTCAGTGTGCCGTATGATTCATTTCGCCAGCGTCTTGATTCGAGAGCATCGCACACCTCGGTCGTCGAACACCTACCTGATGCAAACAGCTCCCTGAACACTGCAAAGGACCTGGATTACAACTTCATTTGCTTCTTCCTTACGGGCCCGAGAATTGATCTGTATAGGTCGATCGACTTGAGGTGCGAAGACATGCTGATGGAAACCGAAGGGCTTCTCTCAGAAGCCTCGTGGCTGCTTGACATTGGCCTTCATCCGAACATGAATTCTGCGACTCGAGCAATTGGGTACAGGCAAGCCATGGAGTACCTGCTGAGCTGTAGGGAACAAGGAGGAAGAAGCACTCCTGAAGAGTTCCGTGCATTCTTATCCGAATTCCAAAAAGCATCTCGAAATTTTGCAAAGAGGCAGATCACATGGTTTCGGAATGAGCTTATCTATTACTGGCTTGATGCCTCGAGACCATTCGAAGAAGTCATCGATTTCATTTGTGATGCGTACCATGATCAAACGGGGAGATTGGTGGTGCCCGAGTCGCTTAAAATGAAGAAACACACCAATGGGCGACAGGAAACCTACGAGTTGAAGTCCTATCGAGCACTAGTTAAGCTGTTTAGCCGCGATCAAGATTGCGATCATGTTATGAATTGGATCAGAAGCACCCAGCGTCGATAA
- the LOC135610601 gene encoding tRNA dimethylallyltransferase 9-like isoform X2, with amino-acid sequence MDLPLCSPLRLTPTARFPPSNTLRATCSVSGSTKKNRVIVISGPTGAGKSRLALELAKALDGEIVSADSVQVYRGLDVGSAKPSTWDRNEVPHHLIDILQPSDDYSAGQFFEDARRATEGVVGRGRVPIVAGGTGLYLRWYIYGKPDVPKASFMISHEVCAELMELQNSKQWDAAVDLVVKAGDPNARFLPTNNWYRLRRSLEIIRSSGMPPSAFSVPYDSFRQRLDSRASHTSVVEHLPDANSSLNTAKDLDYNFICFFLTGPRIDLYRSIDLRCEDMLMETEGLLSEASWLLDIGLHPNMNSATRAIGYRQAMEYLLSCREQGGRSTPEEFRAFLSEFQKASRNFAKRQITWFRNELIYYWLDASRPFEEVIDFICDAYHDQTGRLVVPESLKMKKHTNGRQETYELKSYRALVKLFSRDQDCDHVMNWIRSTQRR; translated from the coding sequence ATGGATCTTCCTCTCTGTTCACCTCTGAGACTAACCCCGACGGCTCGGTTCCCACCATCGAACACATTGAGGGCTACTTGCTCCGTCTCCGGTTCGACGAAGAAGAACAGAGTCATCGTGATCTCCGGCCCCACAGGAGCGGGAAAGAGTAGGCTCGCATTAGAGCTAGCGAAGGCACTCGATGGGGAGATCGTTAGCGCTGATTCCGTGCAAGTGTACCGTGGACTTGATGTCGGATCGGCCAAGCCTTCTACGTGGGACAGAAACGAAGTGCCTCATCACTTGATCGACATCTTGCAACCCTCGGACGATTACTCTGCCGGGCAGTTCTTTGAGGATGCCAGGAGAGCAACCGAGGGCGTTGTAGGAAGAGGCCGAGTCCCAATTGTTGCCGGAGGGACTGGACTCTATCTAAGATGGTACATATATGGAAAGCCAGACGTTCCAAAGGCGTCGTTCATGATTTCGCACGAAGTATGTGCAGAGCTCATGGAATTGCAGAACAGTAAGCAGTGGGATGCAGCTGTGGATTTAGTGGTCAAGGCCGGTGATCCAAATGCTCGGTTTCTGCCCACAAATAACTGGTATCGGTTGCGGCGTAGTCTCGAGATCATCAGGTCCTCTGGAATGCCTCCTTCAGCTTTCAGTGTGCCGTATGATTCATTTCGCCAGCGTCTTGATTCGAGAGCATCGCACACCTCGGTCGTCGAACACCTACCTGATGCAAACAGCTCCCTGAACACTGCAAAGGACCTGGATTACAACTTCATTTGCTTCTTCCTTACGGGCCCGAGAATTGATCTGTATAGGTCGATCGACTTGAGGTGCGAAGACATGCTGATGGAAACCGAAGGGCTTCTCTCAGAAGCCTCGTGGCTGCTTGACATTGGCCTTCATCCGAACATGAATTCTGCGACTCGAGCAATTGGGTACAGGCAAGCCATGGAGTACCTGCTGAGCTGTAGGGAACAAGGAGGAAGAAGCACTCCTGAAGAGTTCCGTGCATTCTTATCCGAATTCCAAAAAGCATCTCGAAATTTTGCAAAGAGGCAGATCACATGGTTTCGGAATGAGCTTATCTATTACTGGCTTGATGCCTCGAGACCATTCGAAGAAGTCATCGATTTCATTTGTGATGCGTACCATGATCAAACGGGGAGATTGGTGGTGCCCGAGTCGCTTAAAATGAAGAAACACACCAATGGGCGACAGGAAACCTACGAGTTGAAGTCCTATCGAGCACTAGTTAAGCTGTTTAGCCGCGATCAAGATTGCGATCATGTTATGAATTGGATCAGAAGCACCCAGCGTCGATAA